In the genome of Natronorubrum sediminis, one region contains:
- a CDS encoding fumarylacetoacetate hydrolase family protein, with the protein MKLATFEVETPVGPVERIGAVLEASERPAAVAGEATLVDLTAATAARLEAEGEPAPIDLAHARVPPEMIAFLERGDHALADARDALEYASETDAERGPGGAKIRYEPDEYDLLSPLPRPNSLRDCMAIEEHVQNSMDGDIDDVWYDIPVYYKGNADSVVSPNTTVQWPEYSSIMDYELEIAAVIGKRGRDIPADEAEDYIAGYTVFNDFSARDMQGKEMAARLGPAKGKDFANGLGPYVVPADDIDVLEAPMTARIDGEVWSEGTVDEMYHSFAAIIAHISQSETLSPGDVIGSGTVGEGCGLELGQWLEDGSTVELEIEGIGVLEHTVVE; encoded by the coding sequence GTGAAGCTCGCGACCTTCGAGGTCGAGACACCCGTCGGCCCCGTCGAACGAATCGGTGCTGTCCTCGAGGCCAGCGAACGCCCCGCAGCCGTCGCTGGGGAGGCAACTCTCGTCGACCTCACCGCCGCCACCGCTGCCCGCCTCGAGGCCGAGGGTGAACCTGCACCCATCGACCTCGCACACGCCCGTGTCCCCCCGGAGATGATCGCCTTCCTCGAGCGCGGGGACCACGCTCTCGCGGACGCCAGAGACGCCCTCGAGTACGCGTCCGAAACCGACGCCGAGCGCGGTCCCGGCGGGGCGAAGATCCGCTACGAACCGGATGAGTACGACCTGCTCTCCCCGCTGCCGCGTCCGAACTCACTTCGAGACTGTATGGCCATCGAGGAACACGTCCAGAACAGCATGGACGGCGACATCGACGACGTCTGGTACGACATCCCGGTCTACTACAAGGGCAACGCCGACAGCGTCGTCTCCCCGAATACGACCGTTCAGTGGCCCGAATACTCGTCGATCATGGACTACGAACTCGAGATCGCAGCCGTCATCGGTAAGCGAGGGCGAGATATCCCGGCCGACGAGGCCGAGGACTATATCGCCGGCTACACCGTTTTCAACGACTTCAGCGCTCGAGACATGCAGGGCAAAGAGATGGCCGCTCGCCTGGGGCCGGCGAAGGGGAAGGACTTCGCGAACGGCCTCGGGCCCTACGTCGTCCCCGCGGACGACATCGACGTGCTCGAGGCGCCGATGACCGCCCGTATCGATGGCGAGGTCTGGTCCGAGGGCACCGTCGACGAGATGTACCACTCCTTCGCGGCTATCATCGCACACATCTCCCAATCGGAGACGCTCTCCCCCGGCGACGTCATCGGCAGCGGGACGGTCGGTGAAGGCTGCGGATTAGAACTCGGCCAGTGGCTCGAGGACGGCTCAACCGTCGAACTCGAAATAGAGGGGATCGGTGTCCTCGAGCACACCGTCGTTGAATAA
- a CDS encoding cyclase family protein — MTSPLTAGDATLIDLSIGLEDGSPSEPTPPSIEAFDHEAGAERLAANLRTLGHDVDASDFPEGMGLAWEDVEAIPHAGTHMDAPWHYGPEVDGEPAKTIDEVPLEWCRGNAVVLDFRSKNPGEEISVADLEDALADLNHDLSPGEIVLIQTGADELWGTPEYLTRFPGMSGEGTKFLVEQGVKVIGTDAYGFDKPFTAMGERYAESGDDAELWPAHFAGRDVEYCQIEKMANLDRLPRQTDIPLVAFPISIEDGSGGWVRPVALLESEAHDTTHTDTGEDDSSADTGDDETASETGGEQP; from the coding sequence TCGAGGACGGCTCGCCGAGCGAACCGACGCCGCCGTCGATCGAGGCCTTCGATCACGAGGCGGGCGCCGAACGCCTCGCGGCGAACCTTCGAACCCTCGGCCACGACGTCGATGCGAGTGACTTTCCCGAGGGGATGGGCCTCGCCTGGGAGGACGTCGAGGCGATCCCCCACGCGGGAACCCACATGGACGCCCCCTGGCACTACGGCCCCGAGGTCGATGGGGAACCGGCGAAAACCATCGACGAAGTCCCCCTCGAGTGGTGTCGTGGAAACGCGGTCGTGCTCGATTTCCGCTCGAAAAACCCGGGCGAGGAGATTTCGGTGGCCGACCTCGAGGACGCCCTCGCGGATCTGAACCACGACCTCTCCCCCGGCGAGATCGTTCTGATTCAGACGGGAGCCGACGAGTTGTGGGGCACCCCCGAGTACCTCACGCGCTTTCCCGGCATGAGCGGCGAGGGGACGAAATTTCTCGTCGAGCAGGGCGTGAAGGTGATCGGCACCGACGCCTACGGCTTCGACAAACCGTTCACTGCGATGGGCGAGCGCTACGCCGAATCCGGCGACGACGCCGAACTGTGGCCGGCGCACTTCGCTGGCCGCGACGTGGAGTACTGCCAGATCGAGAAGATGGCGAACCTCGATCGACTGCCTCGGCAGACCGATATCCCGCTCGTCGCGTTCCCGATTTCGATCGAAGACGGAAGCGGTGGCTGGGTTCGCCCCGTTGCTCTCCTCGAGTCGGAGGCCCACGATACCACCCATACGGACACTGGTGAGGATGACTCGAGCGCCGACACCGGCGACGATGAGACGGCTTCCGAGACTGGCGGTGAGCAGCCGTGA